In the Pithys albifrons albifrons isolate INPA30051 chromosome 3, PitAlb_v1, whole genome shotgun sequence genome, one interval contains:
- the LOC139670354 gene encoding histone H2A-IV-like has product MSGRGKQGGKARAKAKSRSSRAGLQFPVGRVHRLLRKGNYAERVGAGAPVYLAAVLEYLTAEILELAGNAARDNKKTRIIPRHLQLAIRNDEELNKLLGKVTIAQGGVLPNIQAVLLPKKTDSHKAKVK; this is encoded by the coding sequence ATGTCCGGCCGCGGGAAGCAGGGCGGGAAGGCGCGGGCCAAGGCCAAGTCGCGCTCGTCGCGGGCCGGGCTGCAGTTCCCCGTGGGCCGCGTGCACCGCCTGCTGCGCAAGGGCAACTACGCGGAGCGGGTGGGCGCCGGCGCGCCCGTGTACCTGGCGGCCGTGCTGGAGTACCTGACGGCCGAGATCCTGGAGCTGGCGGGCAACGCGGCCCGCGACAACAAGAAGACGCGCATCATCCCCCGCCACCTGCAGCTCGCCATCCGCAACGACGAGGAGCTCAACAAGCTGCTGGGCAAGGTGACGATCGCGCAGGGCGGCGTGCTGCCCAACATCCAGGCCGTGCTGCTGCCCAAGAAGACCGACAGCCACAAGGCTAAAGTCAAATGA
- the LOC139670355 gene encoding histone H2B 1/2/3/4/6 — translation MPEPAKSAPAPKKGSKKAVTKTQKKGDKKRKKSRKESYSIYVYKVLKQVHPDTGISSKAMGIMNSFVNDIFERIAGEASRLAHYNKRSTITSREIQTAVRLLLPGELAKHAVSEGTKAVTKYTSSK, via the coding sequence ATGCCTGAGCCGGCCAAGTCCGCTCCTGCGCCCAAGAAGGGCTCCAAGAAGGCCGTCACCAAAACGCAAAAGAAGGGCGACAAGAAGCGCAAGAAGAGCCGCAAGGAGAGCTACTCTATCTACGTGTATAAGGTGCTGAAGCAGGTGCACCCCGACACGGGTATCTCCTCCAAGGCCATGGGTATCATGAACTCCTTCGTCAACGACATCTTCGAGCGCATCGCCGGCGAGGCGTCGCGGCTGGCGCACTACAACAAGCGCTCCACCATCACGTCGCGGGAGATCCAGACGGCCgtgcggctgctgctgcccggCGAGCTGGCCAAGCACGCCGTCTCCGAGGGCACCAAGGCTGTCACCAAGTACACCAGCTCCAAGTAA
- the LOC139670352 gene encoding histone H3 yields the protein MARTKQTARKSTGGKAPRKQLATKAARKSAPATGGVKKPHRYRPGTVALREIRRYQKSTELLIRKLPFQRLVREIAQDFKTDLRFQSSAVMALQEASEAYLVGLFEDTNLCAIHAKRVTIMPKDIQLARRIRGERA from the coding sequence ATGGCGCGCACGAAGCAGACAGCGCGTAAGTCGACGGGCGGCAAGGCGCCCCGCAAGCAGTTGGCCACCAAGGCGGCCCGCAAGAGCGCGCCGGCCACGGGCGGCGTCAAGAAGCCGCATCGCTACCGGCCCGGCACGGTGGCGCTGCGCGAGATCCGGCGCTACCAGAAGTCGACCGAGCTGCTGATCCGCAAGCTGCCCTTCCAGCGCCTGGTGCGCGAGATCGCGCAGGACTTCAAAACCGACCTGCGCTTCCAGAGCTCGGCCGTCATGGCTCTGCAGGAGGCCAGCGAGGCCTACCTGGTGGGGCTCTTCGAGGACACCAACCTGTGCGCCATCCACGCCAAGCGCGTCACCATCATGCCCAAGGACATTCAGCTCGCCCGTCGCATCCGCGGTGAGCGCGCCTGA
- the LOC139669411 gene encoding histone H3-like → MARTKQTARKSTGGKAPRKQLATKAARKSAPATGGVKKPHRYRPGTVALREIRRYQKSTELLIRKLPFQRLVREIAQDFKTDLRFQSSAVMALQEASEAYLVGLFEDTNLCAIHAKRVTIMPKDIQLARRIRVPRT, encoded by the exons ATGGCGCGCACGAAGCAGACAGCGCGTAAGTCGACGGGCGGCAAGGCGCCCCGCAAGCAGTTGGCCACCAAGGCGGCCCGCAAGAGCGCGCCGGCCACGGGCGGCGTCAAGAAGCCGCATCGCTACCGGCCCGGCACGGTGGCGCTGCGCGAGATCCGGCGCTACCAGAAGTCGACCGAGCTGCTGATCCGCAAGCTGCCCTTCCAGCGCCTGGTGCGCGAGATCGCGCAGGACTTCAAAACCGACCTGCGCTTCCAGAGCTCGGCCGTCATGGCTCTGCAGGAGGCCAGCGAGGCCTACCTGGTGGGGCTCTTCGAGGACACCAACCTGTGCGCCATCCACGCCAAGCGCGTCACCATCATGCCCAAGGACATTCAGCTCGCCCGTCGCATCCGCG TTCCTCGCACATAA
- the LOC139670358 gene encoding histone H2B 1/2/3/4/6, translating into MPEPAKSAPAPKKGSKKAVTKTQKKGDKKRKKSRKESYSIYVYKVLKQVHPDTGISSKAMGIMNSFVNDIFERIAGEASRLAHYNKRSTITSREIQTAVRLLLPGELAKHAVSEGTKAVTKYTSSK; encoded by the coding sequence ATGCCTGAGCCGGCCAAGTCCGCTCCTGCGCCCAAGAAGGGCTCCAAGAAGGCTGTCACTAAAACGCAAAAGAAGGGCGACAAGAAGCGCAAGAAGAGCCGCAAGGAGAGCTACTCTATCTACGTGTATAAGGTGCTGAAGCAGGTGCACCCCGACACGGGTATCTCCTCCAAGGCCATGGGTATCATGAACTCCTTCGTCAACGACATCTTCGAGCGCATCGCCGGCGAGGCGTCGCGGCTGGCGCACTACAACAAGCGCTCCACCATCACGTCGCGGGAGATCCAGACGGCCgtgcggctgctgctgcccggCGAGCTGGCCAAGCACGCCGTCTCCGAGGGCACCAAGGCTGTCACCAAGTACACCAGCTCCAAGTAA
- the LOC139670357 gene encoding histone H2A-IV, whose translation MSGRGKQGGKARAKAKSRSSRAGLQFPVGRVHRLLRKGNYAERVGAGAPVYLAAVLEYLTAEILELAGNAARDNKKTRIIPRHLQLAIRNDEELNKLLGKVTIAQGGVLPNIQAVLLPKKTDSHKAKAK comes from the coding sequence ATGTCCGGCCGCGGGAAGCAGGGCGGGAAGGCGCGGGCCAAGGCCAAGTCGCGCTCGTCGCGGGCCGGGCTGCAGTTCCCCGTGGGCCGCGTGCACCGCCTGCTGCGCAAGGGCAACTACGCGGAGCGGGTGGGCGCCGGCGCGCCCGTGTACCTGGCGGCCGTGCTGGAGTACCTGACGGCCGAGATCCTGGAGCTGGCGGGCAACGCGGCCCGCGACAACAAGAAGACGCGCATCATCCCCCGCCACCTGCAGCTCGCCATCCGCAACGACGAGGAGCTCAACAAGCTGCTGGGCAAGGTGACGATCGCGCAGGGCGGCGTGCTGCCCAACATCCAGGCCGTGCTGCTGCCCAAGAAGACCGACAGCCACAAGGCTAAAGCCAAGTAA
- the LOC139670356 gene encoding histone H1.11L-like, translating to MSEVPPAPAAEAAPAAAPAPVAKAAAKKPKKAAGGSKARKPAGPSVTELITKAVSASKERKGLSLAALKKALAAGGYDVEKNNSRIKLGLKSLVSKGTLVQTKGTGASGSFRLRKKPAEVKEKAPRKKTVVAKPKKPAAKKPASAAKKPKKPLTAKSPKKTKKPAAKKAKSPKKVTKAVKPKKVGSTAKSPVKAKAMKPKAAKPKAAKPKAAKAKKAAPKKK from the coding sequence ATGTCTGAGGTTCCTCCTGCTCCCGCTGCCGAGGCAGCACCCGCCGCTGCCCCCGCTCCCGTCGCCAAGGCAGCCGCCAAGAAGCCGAAGAAAGCGGCGGGCGGCTCCAAAGCTCGCAAGCCCGCAGGGCCCAGCGTCACCGAGCTCATCACCAAGGCTGTGTCCGCCTCCAAGGAGCGCAAGGGGCTCTCCCTCGCCGCGCTCAAGAAGGCGCTGGCTGCCGGCGGCTACGATGTGGAGAAGAACAACAGCCGCATCAAGCTGGGTCTGAAGAGCCTCGTCAGCAAAGGCACCCTGGTGCAGACCAAAGGTACTGGTGCCTCCGGCTCTTTTCGCCTCCGTAAGAAACCTGCAGAAGTGaaggaaaaggctccaaggaaaAAAACGGTTGTAGCCAAGCCCAAAAAGCCGGCTGCTAAAAAGCCCGCCAGCGCCGCTAAGAAGCCCAAGAAGCCGCTGACAGCAAAGAGCCccaagaaaaccaaaaagccGGCGGCCAAAAAAGCCAAGAGCCCTAAGAAGGTGACAAAGGCTGTTAAACCGAAAAAGGTGGGGTCAACGGCGAAGAGCCCGGTCAAGGCAAAGGCGATGAAGCCAAAAGCAGCCAAGCCCAAGGCGGCCAAGCCGAAAGCAGCCAAGGCGAAGAAGGCAGCCCCGAAAAAGAAGTAA